GGCCCCTTCTTCTTCGGCGAGGCCCACACTGATAGCGAGTACGCCTTCGTTGCGGCCGCGGAAAATAGCCAGGGCACGGTGCGAGGGAACCTTGGACCAGTCTTCGGCGTATTCAAAATAGTCGCGGAACTTGGCCCCTTCCTCTTCTTTTCCTTCGAGCAGTTTGGATTTCACCTGTCCATCGCGCTTGAGGAATTCACGTAGCTTGCCCAGCAGCTCGGCGTCTTCGGCAAAGCGTTCCATCAGGATAAATTTGGCTCCATCCAGAGCGGCTTTGATGTCTTTGACGTGAAGGGAGGCGTCTTCGTTGTCGGTATTGAGGTATTGCTCTGCTTCGGCTGCAGGGTCGAGGGAGGGGTTGTTGGTCAGTGCGTCGGCCAGCGGTTCCAGTCCAGCCTCAATGGCGATTTGTCCTTTGGTGCGGCGCTTGGGTTTGTAGGGGAGGTAGAGATCTTCGAGGCGATTCTTGGTGTCGGCACTGTTGATTTGTTGTGACAACTCCGGGGTCAGCTTGCCCTGATCATCGATGCTTTTCAGGATGGCAGCGCGGCGCTCTTCCAGTTCGCGCAGATAGCGCAGTCGGTCTTCCAAGGTGCGCAGCTGGGTGTCGTCCAGGGCCCCTGTCACTTCTTTCCGGTAGCGCGCAATAAATGGGACTGTGGCCCCTTCATCGAGCAGGGATACTGCGGCGGTAACCTGTTGTGGTCTGACATTGAGTTCTTCGGCGATGCGAACGTTGATATCCAGCATTTGATGTTTACATCCGTTTTCCGGGAAATTTCGTACCTTTAGGGGCGACGTTGGACCAGTAAGTAGCCTTTCAGTTTCCGTGGTTTGTAGCGGGTAAACGAGAGGGCCATTACAGGGGTAATTTCGGGTCGGCATTATGCGTTACCCGAGCGCAGCGAGGAAGGTTTGCGGCAGGACACAAACTTGTGCGGCAGTTTGCATCCAAATTGCGCCTTATCTGCGTCGAACTTCAGTAGAATGCGTGCTAACTAAAATTTGACCAATTTAGGTCAGGGAACGGGGTAGAGGGTACCTGTGAAAGTCTCGAGTAAAAACAAGCTGTTATTCATTGTATTGTTAATCGGGGTGGCTGTTATTGCTGCGGTGGTTGTATTGAAGCCAAAGCCGGAGGAAAAACCACCGGAGGCAGTGATACCGCCAATGGCTGATGTCCTCTATATAGAGCCCAGTCGTCAGACACTGTTGGTTCCCAGCCAGGGAACTGTACATGCCCGCCATGAAATCGAAGTGATTGCCCGAGTTGGTGGTGTGATTGAAAGTGTCGATGAAGCCTTTGTTGCCGGTGGTTTCTTCAAAAAAGGCGCCAATTTGCTGCAGCTTGAGCAAGCTGATTACCAGTATCAGGTTACCCGCGCAGAAGCTCAATTGGCAGATGCCAAGTCTGCCCTTGCACAGGAGCAGGGCCATGCCAAGCAGGCCAAGCGCGAGTGGCGCGACTTGGGGTCAGAGGCTGCCAACGCTTTATTCCTGCGCAAACCCCACCTAGAGGCGGCCAAGGCGGCGGTGGAGGCTGCACGGGCCGATCGCGATCAAGCCAAGCTGGATTTAGCACGTACCACATTGAAAGCGCCCTTTGCCGGTCGTGTTGTGGAGACCTATGTAGATTTGGGCCAGTACATTACCCCCGGCACGCCGCTAGCAAAAATTCACAGCACCGGCATTGCCGAAGTTCGCCTTCCCCTGACTGATCAGCAATTAGCACTGCTCAACCTGCCCCTGGGTAAATCCATCGAGAATGGCCCCGCCGTGCGCTTGCAGGCCGTGGTAGCCGGTCGTGAACATAAGTGGCGCGCACAGCTGGTGCGCACCGAGGCCAGTATTGACCCCAATAGCCGCTTTATCTTTGCTGTTGCCCAGGTTCAAAACCCCTACGAG
This DNA window, taken from Microbulbifer sp. VAAF005, encodes the following:
- a CDS encoding efflux RND transporter periplasmic adaptor subunit — protein: MKVSSKNKLLFIVLLIGVAVIAAVVVLKPKPEEKPPEAVIPPMADVLYIEPSRQTLLVPSQGTVHARHEIEVIARVGGVIESVDEAFVAGGFFKKGANLLQLEQADYQYQVTRAEAQLADAKSALAQEQGHAKQAKREWRDLGSEAANALFLRKPHLEAAKAAVEAARADRDQAKLDLARTTLKAPFAGRVVETYVDLGQYITPGTPLAKIHSTGIAEVRLPLTDQQLALLNLPLGKSIENGPAVRLQAVVAGREHKWRAQLVRTEASIDPNSRFIFAVAQVQNPYEGEVPLMNGLFVEADIAGKTFDDVVELPRQALHEGDHLLVLNEESQLSYKTVELLQTVGDKIWLRGDIAVGDRVIVSSLGYSREGMVLTANPLNERPAGLGSLSEDSAEPAKLSAAGDAGGVSNASQGGK